GTGTTCGCCTCGAAACACGCCGGCGACACCGGCAGGCTGTTGACCGCCCATCACACTGGCAACTTCGGCCCTGCCGAATACGGTGGCGCGGATCACGCGCTTGCGCGGGCCTGTCCCGCCGCCCACAGGCGTGTCGTCCAGGCGCTCGGCGAACACGCGCCAGACGACTACGAGATCGGTATGGAGTGTACCCACCACGGGCCGACCGAGGTGGGCGTGCCGTCGATGTTCGTCGAAGTCGGCAGCGCACGGCCACAGTGGGACGACCCCGACGCGGCCCGCGCAGTCGCGAAGGCGATCCTCGATCTCCGTGGCGTCTCACCCGACGCCCCTCGCGAAGACGGAACCCGCCGGCACCTCGTCGGGTTCGGCGGCGGTCACTACGTCCCGCGGTTCGAACGGATCGTCCGCGAGACCGACTGGGCCGTCGGCCACATCGCGGCCGACTGGTGTCTCGACGCGATGGGCGACCCCGCAGTCCACCGCGAGGTGATCCGGGCCACTTTCGAGGAGAGCGCGGCGGATTTCGCCCTCTTGGCCGACGAGCGACCCGGCCTGCGAGACGTTCTCGACGACCTCGGATTTCGAGTGGTCGACGAGACGTTCCTCAGGGAGACGACCGGCGTCTCCCTGGACGTGGTCGAGCGCGTCGAAGACGCCCTCGGTTCGGTCGAATCTGGAACGCGATTGGGCGAACATGCGGCGGATTTCGAGGGCGGTATCGAGATCGTGTCCCTTCCAGGAGCGCTTCGCGAACAGGTGCAGGGCATCGACCAGAACGAGGCCCGAACCGCGGTCGAGTGCCATACAGTCGGGTTCGAGACCGAAGCGTCGGGGACCAGACTGGGCGAACGCGTCGTAGTCGCGGACTCATCGGAGCGCCGTGCGATCATCGAGACGTTCGCGACGATTCTCGAATCGAAGTACGACGAAGTCGAAATCGAAGACGACACCGTCGTCGCTCACGAGACGGCGTTCGTCCCAGAGAAGGCCCGCGCACTCGGGATCTCCGAAGGGCCGACCTTCGGAAAGCTATCCGCCGGCCAGTCGGTCGAGGTCGGCGGGCGGACGATCCCGCCCGAAGCCGTCCA
The Halapricum salinum genome window above contains:
- a CDS encoding D-aminoacyl-tRNA deacylase; the protein is MLAIVVSRADGASVHIGEHLRDLEDWSVDRDDSRSDAQGGGDIWRLPDVELREFDTPHLELEDTAEAFDDPDLLVFASKHAGDTGRLLTAHHTGNFGPAEYGGADHALARACPAAHRRVVQALGEHAPDDYEIGMECTHHGPTEVGVPSMFVEVGSARPQWDDPDAARAVAKAILDLRGVSPDAPREDGTRRHLVGFGGGHYVPRFERIVRETDWAVGHIAADWCLDAMGDPAVHREVIRATFEESAADFALLADERPGLRDVLDDLGFRVVDETFLRETTGVSLDVVERVEDALGSVESGTRLGEHAADFEGGIEIVSLPGALREQVQGIDQNEARTAVECHTVGFETEASGTRLGERVVVADSSERRAIIETFATILESKYDEVEIEDDTVVAHETAFVPEKARALGISEGPTFGKLSAGQSVEVGGRTIPPEAVHEQRVHRFPI